Proteins found in one Corynebacterium canis genomic segment:
- the serC gene encoding phosphoserine transaminase — translation MTEFPTLPAELHPVDGRFGCGPSKVRTPQIQAIADGQPGIMGTSHRQAAVKNVVGSIREGLGELFQLPEGYEIVLSLGGATAFWDSATFGLIEKKSGHLSFGEFSGKFATAAAKAPWLEEPTVVKAEPGDAPAPQAMEGCDLLGWAHNETSTGAMAEVSRPANTDALIAIDATSGAGGLPVNVAETDVYYFSPQKCFASDGGLWLAVMSPAAIERIEKINASGRFIPAFLNLQTAVDNSRKNQTYNTPAVGTLLLLDNQVQWMNANGGLAGMVERTTASATALYQWADTREEASCYVADPAKRSLVVGTIDFADSIDAAQIAKILRANGIVDVEPYRKLGRNQLRIGMFPAIDSADIVTLTKAIDYILDGGFAAK, via the coding sequence ATGACCGAGTTCCCTACACTCCCAGCAGAACTGCACCCCGTTGATGGCCGCTTCGGGTGTGGCCCGTCGAAGGTCCGCACTCCCCAAATCCAGGCTATTGCAGACGGCCAGCCAGGCATCATGGGAACTTCCCACCGCCAAGCGGCAGTCAAAAATGTTGTCGGTTCCATCCGCGAGGGCCTGGGCGAGCTGTTCCAGCTTCCCGAAGGCTACGAGATCGTGCTGTCCCTCGGCGGCGCCACCGCGTTCTGGGATTCCGCAACCTTCGGGCTGATCGAAAAGAAATCTGGTCATCTGTCCTTCGGTGAATTCTCCGGCAAATTCGCCACCGCCGCGGCCAAGGCACCGTGGTTGGAGGAGCCCACCGTGGTGAAGGCGGAGCCCGGTGACGCCCCCGCCCCGCAGGCGATGGAGGGCTGTGACCTGCTCGGATGGGCGCACAACGAGACTTCCACCGGCGCCATGGCCGAGGTTTCCCGCCCCGCCAATACCGACGCGCTGATTGCTATCGACGCCACGTCCGGCGCCGGCGGCCTGCCCGTCAACGTCGCCGAAACCGACGTGTACTACTTCTCCCCGCAAAAGTGCTTCGCCTCGGACGGCGGCCTGTGGCTTGCGGTAATGAGCCCCGCCGCCATCGAGCGAATCGAAAAGATTAACGCCTCCGGGCGTTTTATCCCGGCGTTTTTGAATCTGCAAACCGCGGTGGATAATTCCCGCAAGAACCAGACCTACAATACCCCCGCCGTGGGCACGCTTTTGCTGCTGGATAACCAGGTCCAGTGGATGAACGCCAACGGCGGTCTCGCAGGTATGGTCGAACGCACCACCGCGTCCGCAACCGCGCTATATCAATGGGCCGACACGCGCGAGGAGGCCTCCTGTTATGTGGCGGACCCCGCGAAGCGCTCCCTGGTGGTCGGCACCATCGATTTCGCGGATTCGATCGACGCCGCCCAAATCGCCAAGATTCTGCGCGCGAACGGCATCGTTGATGTTGAGCCGTACCGCAAACTTGGGCGAAATCAGCTCCGCATCGGCATGTTCCCTGCTATCGATTCTGCTGACATTGTCACCCTGACAAAGGCAATCGATTACATCCTCGACGGCGGTTTCGCCGCCAAGTAG
- a CDS encoding aldose 1-epimerase family protein gives MTADIALKSGRYHAWLTTRGGGIRGLTWGGKNLTDTYAAGAAVPLSCGVMLGPWPNRTADGIFSHRGHIYRLPITEPERNNSIHGFIADVDWEVISATPEEAVLQYLLEPRPGWPWRMRFTNSYVLNDDGLTCTSTVTNLSRHRIPLGFGVHTYINAQDAPLDECVLRVPAASRLPLDPDRNLPCGPLMPVAGTQFDIRERTLVGTWLDDAFTVDKHAAGECFVLDARGAGAKLWFDPAFGWVQVFTAADFPGRGRAIAIEPMTCPPDGLRSGVDLIYLEPGESWEASWGVAGVEGEGKK, from the coding sequence ATGACTGCCGACATTGCGCTAAAAAGTGGGAGATATCATGCTTGGCTTACCACTCGTGGAGGTGGAATTCGAGGACTAACTTGGGGCGGGAAGAACCTGACCGATACGTACGCTGCGGGGGCAGCCGTGCCGCTTTCGTGCGGGGTTATGCTGGGGCCGTGGCCGAACCGGACCGCCGATGGGATTTTTTCCCACCGGGGCCATATATATCGGCTGCCAATCACCGAGCCGGAACGGAATAACTCCATCCATGGCTTTATCGCCGATGTGGATTGGGAGGTCATTTCCGCCACGCCGGAGGAGGCCGTGCTGCAATACCTTTTGGAGCCGCGCCCGGGCTGGCCGTGGCGCATGCGCTTTACCAATAGCTATGTGTTGAACGATGACGGGCTGACATGCACCTCGACGGTGACGAACCTGTCGCGGCATCGCATTCCGCTCGGCTTTGGCGTGCACACCTATATCAATGCCCAGGACGCGCCGCTGGATGAGTGCGTGTTGCGGGTGCCGGCGGCGAGCAGGTTGCCGTTGGACCCGGACCGGAACCTGCCGTGCGGCCCGCTGATGCCGGTGGCGGGGACGCAATTTGATATCCGGGAGCGGACGCTGGTGGGTACCTGGCTGGATGATGCGTTTACGGTGGATAAGCACGCCGCGGGCGAATGCTTCGTGTTGGACGCTCGCGGGGCGGGCGCTAAACTCTGGTTCGACCCCGCATTTGGGTGGGTACAGGTGTTCACCGCCGCCGATTTCCCTGGGCGTGGGCGTGCGATTGCTATTGAGCCGATGACCTGCCCGCCGGACGGGTTGCGGTCGGGTGTTGACCTGATTTATCTTGAGCCGGGCGAATCCTGGGAGGCTTCCTGGGGCGTAGCGGGGGTAGAGGGAGAGGGTAAAAAGTAA